The following are encoded together in the Planococcus antarcticus DSM 14505 genome:
- the hpf gene encoding ribosome hibernation-promoting factor, HPF/YfiA family: MLQFNIRGENIEVTPAIREHIEKKVEKIERYFTDGANATAMVNLKSYNHNQTKVEVTIPMKNLTLRAEERHDDMYAAIDLIVSKLERQIRKYKTKVNRKFRERDGMGLAFATAENDTRVQNEAEEDDEDFTIVRTKQFDLKPMDEEEAVLQMNMLGHNFFVFTDAESNETNIVYKRKDGSYGLIETSAQ; encoded by the coding sequence ATGTTGCAATTTAACATCAGAGGCGAAAATATTGAGGTAACTCCCGCAATACGTGAACACATCGAAAAGAAAGTAGAAAAGATTGAAAGATATTTCACAGACGGTGCAAATGCTACCGCAATGGTCAACCTGAAATCATACAATCACAACCAAACAAAAGTGGAAGTTACTATACCGATGAAAAACCTGACATTACGTGCTGAAGAACGACATGATGATATGTACGCAGCAATAGATTTGATCGTCAGCAAGCTAGAGCGTCAAATTCGCAAGTACAAAACAAAAGTAAATCGTAAATTCCGTGAGCGCGATGGTATGGGCCTTGCATTCGCCACTGCTGAAAATGATACACGCGTCCAAAATGAAGCAGAAGAAGATGACGAGGATTTCACAATTGTCCGCACAAAGCAGTTTGACTTGAAACCGATGGATGAAGAAGAAGCAGTTCTGCAGATGAACATGCTTGGGCATAATTTCTTTGTCTTTACAGATGCGGAATCTAATGAAACAAACATTGTCTACAAACGAAAAGATGGAAGCTATGGGTTGATTGAAACTTCTGCACAATAA
- a CDS encoding SDR family NAD(P)-dependent oxidoreductase, which translates to MFTNKTIVVTGASQGIGKSIAAHFATENARVIGLDIQPIQLEGVEYRKCDVGNFEDVIAVFKKINEDYGAIHALINNAGISTFKSIWEVDEQEWDHVLDTNLKSVFICSREAARYMSEDIRSIINMTSTRAFMSEPNTETYSASKGGIFALTHSLAATLSEKEIRVNSIAPGWIHTGDTAKLRDVDHQQHWSGRAGEPADVARACLFLSNPQNSFITGECLNIDGGMTRKMIYEH; encoded by the coding sequence ATGTTTACTAATAAAACCATCGTTGTAACCGGTGCTTCCCAAGGCATCGGCAAGAGCATTGCGGCGCATTTTGCCACTGAAAACGCACGTGTCATTGGGTTGGACATTCAGCCAATTCAACTAGAAGGCGTTGAATACCGAAAATGCGATGTCGGCAACTTCGAAGACGTCATAGCTGTATTCAAAAAAATCAATGAAGATTACGGTGCTATCCATGCATTGATCAACAATGCCGGAATTTCAACATTCAAATCCATCTGGGAAGTGGATGAGCAGGAATGGGACCATGTTCTGGATACTAATTTGAAAAGCGTCTTTATTTGTAGCCGAGAAGCAGCACGCTATATGTCGGAGGACATCCGTTCCATTATCAATATGACCTCGACACGGGCATTCATGTCGGAACCCAATACCGAAACCTATTCGGCATCAAAAGGCGGCATCTTCGCTTTAACCCATTCACTCGCAGCGACTTTAAGTGAAAAGGAAATTCGCGTCAATTCAATCGCTCCAGGCTGGATTCATACGGGCGACACAGCAAAACTGCGTGACGTCGATCATCAGCAACATTGGAGCGGCCGCGCCGGAGAACCCGCCGATGTTGCCCGCGCTTGCTTGTTCTTAAGCAACCCACAAAACTCCTTTATCACAGGAGAATGCCTGAACATAGATGGCGGCATGACAAGAAAAATGATTTATGAGCACTAA
- a CDS encoding PilZ domain-containing protein — protein sequence MFYKRSESFRYTFGTPPEIFLRVRDLLKNKVLPANIYCLLFDISPKGAKLFSEKEFKSGEETVRLEFILNHETIIANAEIVWKQPYEEGWMYGADFERNPIKEMLILNEIRELKEIEMN from the coding sequence ATGTTTTATAAACGGTCAGAAAGTTTTCGCTATACATTCGGCACTCCACCGGAAATATTTCTGCGAGTGAGAGATCTGCTTAAAAATAAAGTTTTGCCTGCCAACATCTATTGCCTATTGTTTGATATTTCTCCTAAGGGAGCAAAACTGTTTTCCGAAAAAGAATTCAAATCAGGAGAAGAAACCGTAAGATTGGAATTTATTCTGAATCACGAAACAATTATTGCGAATGCGGAGATCGTCTGGAAGCAGCCATACGAAGAGGGCTGGATGTATGGAGCTGATTTTGAACGAAACCCAATAAAAGAAATGCTCATTTTAAATGAAATCAGAGAACTGAAGGAAATCGAAATGAATTGA